One part of the Candidatus Abyssobacteria bacterium SURF_5 genome encodes these proteins:
- the atpG gene encoding ATP synthase F1 subunit gamma: MANTREIRNRIRSVKNIQQITRAMEMVAASKLKRAEDQVKSAVPYADKLRAMMSDVAKSVSGISHPLLVQRPVERTCLVLVTSDKGLCGAYNANIINKAMEYIRSLKKESVRLVIIGKKANEFFKKRPYEILKYWPFPGRDIEVSFVQEVTRYLSEAYERSEFDQVVLFYTRFKSAILTFPTQAQLLPIEHAEPQEKAGMSALYIFEPSAEGLMQKLLPKYLQNQIYLALVQAAASEQGNRMVSMRNATDNADEMIRTLTLNYNKVRQASITREILEVVAGADATVKK, encoded by the coding sequence ATGGCAAATACACGAGAAATACGAAACCGCATCCGTAGCGTGAAGAACATTCAGCAGATAACGCGCGCGATGGAGATGGTCGCCGCCTCGAAGCTGAAGCGGGCGGAAGACCAGGTGAAATCCGCCGTCCCGTACGCGGACAAGCTTCGGGCCATGATGTCGGACGTGGCCAAGTCGGTCTCGGGCATTTCGCACCCGCTGCTGGTGCAGCGGCCGGTCGAGCGTACTTGCCTCGTGCTCGTTACCTCGGACAAGGGGCTGTGCGGCGCGTATAACGCTAATATCATCAACAAGGCGATGGAATACATCCGCTCGCTGAAAAAAGAGTCGGTGCGCCTGGTCATCATCGGCAAGAAGGCCAACGAGTTCTTCAAGAAGCGCCCGTATGAGATACTGAAATACTGGCCGTTTCCCGGGCGGGACATCGAGGTGTCCTTCGTCCAGGAGGTCACCCGTTATTTGTCCGAAGCTTACGAGCGCAGCGAATTCGATCAGGTTGTGCTCTTCTACACCAGGTTCAAGAGCGCCATTCTCACGTTTCCCACTCAGGCGCAACTGCTCCCGATCGAGCACGCCGAGCCGCAGGAAAAGGCCGGGATGAGCGCGTTGTACATCTTCGAGCCGAGCGCCGAAGGCCTGATGCAGAAGCTGCTCCCGAAATATCTTCAGAACCAGATTTACCTCGCGCTCGTGCAGGCGGCTGCGTCCGAACAGGGCAACCGCATGGTGTCGATGAGGAATGCGACGGACAACGCCGACGAGATGATCCGCACGCTGACGCTGAACTACAACAAGGTTCGGCAGGCGTCGATCACGCGGGAGATCCTTGAGGTAGTCGCCGGCGCCGACGCGACCGTGAAAAAGTGA